In [Leptolyngbya] sp. PCC 7376, a genomic segment contains:
- a CDS encoding filamentous hemagglutinin N-terminal domain-containing protein, whose amino-acid sequence MGSSRLLPLLCFGGLLVVLETQATAQIVAADGTVGTVVSGISSLDITGGTQQSTALFHSFSEFSPGFADVTFNLNMSQNLVDIVIGRVTGNNPSFIDSNLILTGGNNPDLYLLNPNGITFGPSASLSLPGSFIATTADSLVFRNNLEFSAATANPAPLLTISTPMGLQLGTNPGEIFIDDGVLEIGSGQTIGFVGGTVTLDAGVLEASEGRVELFAAANAFVPLTMANNQQALGTQPTVGEWRDITLQNDSDIFNRGNGGGAVQIQGRNITLKEQSSIRVINDGAIAADDISIYGSEQVLLTDENTSGSESLIFSEVDDDATAGGEGADINIFTERLLVRDGASIFSQTESVGTGGSINIDADYVEVSGQGVADGFSSIRSEVDDEVGATGRGGDVIINTQTFLADGAVLGAESEGPGDAGDFRLTATGDVILRGVQADGLGTILTLETEESGAGGNLFLQADRLFLMDGALIDVDTENTGQGGNIQIGASLVSLSGINDRGFGSAITTEVDPDALAIAQGGDIFIDAERLELRDGSVINSSARAAGTAGNVLINAQTVELDGAIESLRGTASIKSGVIGNVAGTGGGITLNTNTLTLQNGAIIDAATEGSGNGGSIDVQAQTINISGQTLMGNRGGFTTAVRTGATGQAGQIRVQTNDLTLQGGDITASTAGGNNAGQIEITATGLVKVSETGTIQSQALPGSIGNGGDINLSAGELTLTDAKITANNLSSGGSAGDVAIAVPTRVTLERGQITALANDGDGSDLTVNAGEALLLRDNSLLSTATRNGNAGDINLTAPLIVGLPLENTDIVAQSLTGNDGRISITTQGLFGLRFRPQQTPKSDIVPGAELGGSLGFGVSGIVEINSSKGEQNIFWIALLNRLKAPDKEISYTCDNSKGNTFTITGRGGLPPSPVGTLIQNRHFWIDMRTVSFENNGDAKIPSLSSDQPVTQPLTATNGWHRTNASDIELISTAAKPPILTSNATCSGFASISR is encoded by the coding sequence ATGGGGTCAAGCAGACTATTACCATTACTGTGTTTCGGCGGGCTATTGGTTGTGCTCGAAACACAAGCCACAGCACAGATCGTGGCAGCTGATGGTACTGTCGGGACAGTAGTGAGTGGAATCAGCTCTCTGGATATTACTGGCGGAACTCAACAGTCAACAGCGCTATTCCATAGTTTTTCTGAATTTTCGCCAGGGTTTGCCGACGTCACCTTTAATTTGAATATGAGTCAAAACTTGGTCGATATCGTTATCGGTCGAGTCACAGGCAACAATCCATCATTTATTGATAGCAACCTGATATTGACTGGTGGTAACAATCCAGATTTATATCTGCTAAATCCAAATGGTATTACCTTCGGCCCAAGTGCAAGCTTAAGCTTACCCGGCTCCTTCATCGCAACGACGGCCGATAGTCTTGTCTTTAGGAATAATCTAGAGTTCAGTGCAGCGACAGCTAACCCAGCTCCACTATTGACAATTTCAACGCCAATGGGATTACAGCTAGGAACAAATCCCGGCGAGATTTTTATTGATGATGGCGTTTTAGAAATTGGCTCTGGACAAACTATCGGTTTTGTCGGAGGAACGGTCACCCTTGATGCAGGAGTACTGGAGGCATCAGAAGGTCGAGTCGAACTCTTTGCCGCCGCCAATGCCTTTGTGCCCCTAACAATGGCCAATAATCAACAAGCCTTGGGTACCCAACCAACCGTCGGCGAGTGGCGTGATATTACGCTGCAAAATGATTCTGATATTTTTAATCGCGGTAATGGTGGCGGTGCTGTCCAGATCCAAGGTCGAAATATCACCTTAAAAGAGCAATCAAGTATCCGCGTTATTAATGACGGGGCGATCGCCGCTGATGATATCAGTATTTATGGGTCTGAACAAGTATTGCTTACCGATGAAAATACCTCTGGGAGCGAAAGTCTAATTTTTAGTGAGGTTGATGATGATGCCACAGCCGGAGGAGAAGGAGCTGATATCAATATTTTCACGGAACGTCTACTCGTCCGCGATGGAGCATCCATCTTCTCGCAGACAGAAAGCGTTGGTACAGGCGGCAGTATCAATATCGATGCAGATTACGTCGAAGTCAGTGGACAGGGAGTCGCTGATGGTTTTAGTTCCATTCGCTCAGAAGTTGACGATGAAGTTGGTGCAACGGGTCGAGGTGGCGATGTCATCATCAATACGCAAACATTCTTAGCTGATGGAGCTGTTTTGGGAGCAGAATCTGAAGGTCCAGGGGACGCCGGAGACTTTAGACTTACGGCAACAGGAGATGTCATCCTACGTGGAGTTCAAGCGGATGGTTTAGGGACAATTCTTACCCTTGAAACAGAAGAAAGTGGCGCTGGGGGCAACCTATTCTTGCAAGCAGATCGGCTTTTCCTCATGGATGGCGCTCTCATTGATGTAGATACAGAAAACACTGGACAGGGCGGCAACATTCAGATTGGAGCGAGCCTAGTTTCCTTGTCCGGCATCAATGATCGCGGTTTTGGTAGTGCTATCACCACAGAAGTCGATCCAGATGCTTTGGCGATCGCCCAGGGCGGAGATATTTTTATTGACGCAGAACGCTTGGAGTTGAGAGACGGCTCTGTAATCAATTCATCTGCACGGGCAGCAGGCACGGCTGGCAATGTTTTGATTAATGCTCAAACGGTTGAACTAGATGGCGCCATTGAGTCACTGCGAGGAACTGCCTCAATTAAATCTGGTGTGATTGGCAATGTGGCGGGAACAGGAGGGGGGATTACGCTAAACACAAACACATTAACCCTACAAAATGGTGCAATCATTGATGCTGCAACGGAAGGCTCAGGCAATGGCGGCAGTATCGATGTGCAGGCACAGACAATCAATATTAGTGGCCAAACTCTAATGGGTAACCGTGGTGGTTTCACCACAGCAGTTCGTACTGGAGCAACGGGTCAAGCGGGTCAAATTAGAGTCCAAACCAATGATTTAACTCTACAAGGTGGTGATATTACAGCGAGTACGGCTGGCGGCAATAATGCAGGGCAAATCGAGATTACGGCAACCGGTTTAGTCAAAGTTTCAGAGACGGGAACCATTCAAAGTCAAGCGTTACCAGGGTCAATTGGCAATGGTGGTGATATTAACTTGAGTGCTGGTGAATTAACGCTGACTGATGCCAAGATTACTGCCAATAATTTATCTAGTGGAGGGTCTGCCGGAGATGTGGCGATCGCCGTCCCAACAAGAGTGACATTAGAGAGAGGACAGATCACAGCACTTGCAAATGATGGAGATGGTAGTGATCTCACAGTGAATGCGGGTGAAGCTTTGCTTTTAAGAGATAACAGTTTGCTATCGACAGCGACCCGTAATGGTAACGCTGGTGATATTAATTTGACAGCACCGTTAATAGTTGGTTTGCCTTTAGAAAATACTGACATTGTCGCTCAGTCATTAACTGGAAATGATGGTCGCATTAGCATTACGACACAGGGCTTATTCGGCCTTAGGTTTCGTCCTCAACAAACCCCTAAAAGTGACATTGTCCCCGGTGCTGAATTAGGAGGGAGCCTCGGATTTGGAGTGAGTGGCATTGTAGAAATTAATAGCTCTAAAGGAGAACAAAATATATTTTGGATCGCCTTGCTCAATAGGTTAAAGGCTCCAGATAAAGAAATCTCCTATACTTGCGACAACAGTAAGGGCAATACTTTTACTATCACTGGACGTGGAGGTCTTCCACCAAGCCCTGTCGGAACATTGATTCAAAATCGCCACTTCTGGATCGATATGCGTACCGTCTCTTTTGAGAATAATGGTGACGCTAAAATACCCTCTCTTTCTTCCGACCAACCGGTAACACAACCTCTAACTGCCACCAATGGCTGGCATCGAACTAATGCTAGCGACATTGAATTAATTTCAACAGCCGCTAAACCTCCGATATTGACGAGTAATGCAACTTGTTCTGGGTTCGCTTCAATTTCTCGATAA
- the msrP gene encoding protein-methionine-sulfoxide reductase catalytic subunit MsrP: MVLFKVPPSYSISENLVTAEGSYWNRRKFIQTVIGAGIGATLMGCQSKDDQYAELKKTLDLPKLSATKNKAFQVGDRPITKELFAGQYNNFYEFGGTKGIWQNAQNLPTKPWQVEVGGLVNNPQTYDIDDLKTKFPLEERIYRFRCVEAWSMVLPWTGFPMRELIKAVNPKSNAKFVSFSTYYDENVTYGPGFHLGSLPWPYTEGLSIEEMNNDLAFFALGIYGHDLPKQHGAPLRMVVPWKYGFKGAKSIVKIEFLAEQPKTYWNTLDSHEYKFEANVEPDVPHPRWSQATEKFIGNSSEFSWEIKETLPYNGYGDYVGALYS; encoded by the coding sequence ATGGTTCTCTTTAAAGTCCCGCCTTCCTATTCGATTTCTGAAAATTTGGTGACCGCCGAAGGGTCCTATTGGAATCGTCGTAAGTTTATTCAGACAGTGATTGGGGCAGGAATTGGCGCAACGTTGATGGGCTGCCAATCGAAAGACGACCAATATGCAGAACTGAAAAAAACTCTCGATTTACCAAAGTTATCGGCAACGAAAAATAAAGCGTTTCAAGTGGGCGATCGCCCGATAACCAAAGAACTTTTTGCGGGTCAGTACAACAACTTTTATGAGTTCGGCGGCACCAAAGGCATTTGGCAGAACGCCCAAAACTTACCGACCAAACCTTGGCAAGTAGAAGTGGGTGGCTTGGTCAATAATCCTCAAACCTACGACATTGACGATCTCAAAACAAAATTTCCCCTAGAAGAAAGAATCTATCGGTTCCGGTGCGTTGAAGCATGGTCTATGGTCTTGCCTTGGACTGGCTTCCCAATGCGCGAACTCATTAAGGCAGTTAACCCCAAAAGTAACGCCAAATTTGTAAGTTTCTCTACCTACTACGACGAAAACGTCACTTATGGGCCCGGTTTTCACCTCGGTAGTTTGCCTTGGCCTTACACAGAAGGTTTGAGCATCGAAGAGATGAATAACGATCTCGCCTTTTTTGCCCTCGGTATTTATGGCCATGATTTACCGAAACAACATGGTGCGCCATTGCGGATGGTCGTGCCTTGGAAATATGGCTTTAAAGGGGCAAAATCTATCGTCAAAATTGAGTTTCTCGCCGAGCAGCCTAAAACCTATTGGAATACTCTCGATTCTCACGAATATAAATTTGAGGCCAATGTCGAACCAGATGTACCGCATCCCCGCTGGTCTCAGGCGACAGAGAAGTTTATTGGCAATAGTAGCGAGTTCAGTTGGGAAATTAAAGAGACTTTACCCTACAACGGTTATGGAGATTATGTCGGGGCGTTATATAGCTAG
- a CDS encoding MFS transporter — translation MKVFLQLERKTQVNLAFLFLAALGFWLSMTSLLPVLPAYIQDLGASDQQVGFVMGCFAIGLLLSRAQLGKMADEKSRKLVIMIGAAVVGIAPWGYIFLDSIPEMMVWRAFHGLSIAAFTTGYSALVVDLAPAKNRGEIVSYMSLAIPIGMSIGPVLGGYLLGTVGYPVIFSVSALCGMTAFIFASQAKEKPRVSAADKSPGDRLSLDKPKLETNRQFRELMAEKSLYIPALVMLCIGLVFGTLVTFLPLHIRELGIDFNTGLFYGAAAISSFSIRILIGKASDQLGRGLFISGSLLCYALTMICLANADQPPLFILAGAIEGVGAGTLIPMMIALMSDRSSSNERGKVYSLCIGGFDVGIAAAGFFLGTVTQTVGYQGGFAIAAGLSLFAFVLFLTQGNQYVKSSLQFAVGKTGDRYAQKL, via the coding sequence GTGAAGGTTTTTTTACAACTAGAGCGCAAGACGCAGGTTAATTTAGCTTTTCTGTTTTTAGCGGCACTGGGATTTTGGCTCAGTATGACCAGCTTATTACCTGTATTACCCGCTTATATCCAAGACCTTGGTGCATCGGATCAGCAGGTCGGTTTTGTGATGGGGTGTTTTGCTATTGGTCTTCTGCTCTCCCGCGCTCAATTGGGTAAGATGGCCGATGAGAAAAGCCGCAAATTAGTAATTATGATTGGCGCGGCGGTGGTGGGCATTGCACCGTGGGGCTATATTTTTCTTGATTCGATCCCAGAAATGATGGTATGGCGAGCCTTTCACGGCCTAAGTATCGCGGCATTTACAACTGGTTATAGTGCGTTGGTTGTGGATTTAGCGCCGGCAAAAAATCGTGGTGAAATTGTCAGTTATATGAGTTTGGCGATTCCGATTGGGATGTCTATTGGCCCGGTGCTCGGAGGATATCTACTCGGAACAGTCGGTTATCCGGTGATCTTTTCTGTGTCGGCTTTGTGTGGGATGACGGCGTTTATTTTTGCGAGTCAAGCGAAGGAAAAACCGCGAGTTTCGGCTGCCGATAAGAGCCCAGGCGATCGCCTATCTCTAGATAAACCAAAATTAGAAACAAACCGTCAATTTCGGGAGCTGATGGCCGAAAAAAGCCTCTATATTCCAGCTTTAGTCATGCTCTGTATTGGCTTGGTATTCGGCACATTGGTAACGTTTTTGCCGCTACATATCCGAGAGCTGGGTATCGATTTCAATACAGGCTTGTTTTATGGGGCTGCTGCGATTTCGAGTTTTTCGATTCGGATTTTAATCGGTAAAGCTTCAGATCAATTGGGGCGGGGATTATTTATTAGCGGCAGTTTGCTCTGCTATGCCTTGACGATGATTTGTTTAGCCAATGCGGATCAGCCGCCGTTGTTTATTTTGGCTGGGGCAATTGAAGGGGTCGGTGCTGGAACCCTAATCCCGATGATGATTGCGTTGATGTCGGATCGATCGTCTAGTAATGAGCGCGGTAAAGTCTATTCGCTCTGTATCGGGGGATTTGATGTGGGGATTGCGGCAGCTGGCTTTTTCCTCGGCACTGTTACCCAAACGGTCGGTTATCAAGGAGGGTTTGCGATCGCCGCTGGATTATCGCTGTTTGCTTTTGTATTGTTCCTTACCCAAGGCAATCAATATGTGAAATCATCTCTCCAATTTGCCGTCGGGAAAACAGGCGATCGCTATGCCCAGAAACTTTGA
- a CDS encoding Uma2 family endonuclease yields the protein MATNLLIKGETSGWSVVVPRAKPMSRDEFHEFCIANRDLRIERTATGEVIVMPPAFSDTGNRNFNLAMQLGIWAEKDGTGLGFDSSAGFTLPNGATRSPDASWIRTEKWEALTEEEKASFAPICPNFVIELRSKSDTLKSLKEKMVEYIDNGVSLGWLIDRKNRSVYIYRPNQEPQILKNQEVLSGEPELKGFQLPMTKIW from the coding sequence ATGGCGACAAACCTACTCATCAAAGGAGAAACATCAGGTTGGAGTGTGGTTGTGCCCAGAGCCAAGCCGATGAGTCGCGACGAATTTCATGAATTTTGCATTGCAAACCGAGATTTACGCATCGAACGCACTGCCACAGGAGAAGTAATCGTTATGCCTCCCGCTTTTTCTGACACAGGTAATCGTAACTTCAATCTCGCTATGCAGTTGGGCATATGGGCAGAGAAAGATGGTACTGGTTTAGGGTTTGATTCCAGCGCTGGATTTACGTTGCCGAATGGGGCCACGCGATCGCCAGATGCTTCATGGATTCGCACAGAAAAATGGGAGGCTTTAACAGAGGAGGAAAAAGCGTCTTTTGCACCAATTTGTCCTAATTTTGTAATTGAGTTGCGCTCAAAAAGTGACACGCTCAAATCACTAAAGGAAAAGATGGTCGAGTATATCGACAATGGTGTTTCCTTGGGTTGGCTCATTGACCGAAAGAACCGATCTGTCTATATTTATCGTCCCAATCAAGAACCACAAATTCTCAAAAATCAGGAAGTGCTCAGTGGCGAACCGGAACTTAAAGGCTTCCAATTACCCATGACAAAAATCTGGTAA
- the argF gene encoding ornithine carbamoyltransferase: MSSLQGRDLLSIADLSSTEMMEVLNLAADLKAGKIKPTCPKTLGLLFYKASTRTRVSFSVAMYELGGNVIDLNPSRTQVGRGEPLKDTARVLDRYLDILAIRTFDQQDLEEIADYADIPIVNALTDLEHPCQMLADLQTMQETFGKLDGLTMTYVGDGNNVAHSILLGGALVGMNVHIATPKDYEPSAEIVAQAKKIAGDRSRILITHDPKEACENAHAIYTDVWASMGQEDLANTRIPIFQPYQLNSDLMAIADKEAIALHCLPAHRGEEITDEVMEGKQSKIWDQAENRMHAQKALMALLLGAV; the protein is encoded by the coding sequence ATGAGTTCACTACAAGGTCGGGATTTGCTGAGTATTGCGGATCTGAGTTCCACAGAAATGATGGAGGTGCTCAATCTTGCAGCAGATCTTAAAGCAGGAAAAATCAAACCTACCTGCCCAAAAACCCTTGGTTTACTTTTCTATAAGGCTTCTACCCGTACTCGTGTGTCCTTCTCTGTGGCGATGTATGAACTAGGTGGCAATGTCATCGACCTCAACCCTAGTCGAACCCAAGTGGGCCGTGGCGAACCACTCAAAGATACTGCCCGCGTCCTTGACCGTTACCTTGATATTTTGGCGATTCGGACGTTTGACCAACAGGATCTCGAAGAAATTGCAGATTATGCCGATATTCCGATTGTAAATGCTCTAACTGACCTCGAACATCCCTGTCAAATGTTGGCAGATCTCCAAACGATGCAAGAAACGTTTGGCAAGCTCGATGGGTTAACGATGACCTATGTGGGTGATGGCAATAATGTGGCACACTCGATTTTGCTGGGTGGTGCGCTGGTCGGTATGAACGTCCACATTGCTACACCAAAGGATTATGAGCCGAGCGCAGAAATTGTGGCTCAAGCGAAAAAGATTGCTGGCGATCGCTCTCGGATTTTAATTACCCATGATCCTAAAGAAGCCTGCGAAAATGCCCATGCCATTTACACCGATGTGTGGGCCAGTATGGGTCAAGAAGATTTGGCGAATACTCGCATCCCAATTTTCCAACCCTATCAACTCAATAGTGACCTAATGGCTATTGCTGATAAGGAGGCAATCGCCCTCCACTGTCTCCCAGCACACCGTGGAGAAGAAATTACCGATGAGGTGATGGAAGGCAAGCAATCAAAAATTTGGGATCAGGCCGAAAACCGGATGCATGCCCAGAAAGCACTCATGGCATTACTTTTGGGTGCGGTCTAA
- a CDS encoding YlqD family protein, giving the protein MDENQDLSVTLKRPINLKVIVTPRWKQEVQQQLQGQITNLDSQLEQIDVQGNRTINELKQQSISPTPPQVAQQIENIQMQVNKKKSEILEKKNQALQQLQQVQTLELEQEFFQGQMESFFEIKKGDNLVKKLNVEILVRDGIVEEIRGAM; this is encoded by the coding sequence ATGGACGAAAATCAAGATCTTTCTGTGACCCTAAAGCGGCCAATAAACCTCAAAGTTATCGTCACCCCCCGTTGGAAGCAAGAAGTCCAACAGCAACTGCAGGGACAAATCACCAACCTTGATTCTCAGCTTGAGCAAATTGATGTTCAGGGTAATCGCACAATTAATGAGCTAAAACAGCAAAGTATTAGCCCCACGCCCCCTCAAGTGGCCCAGCAAATTGAAAATATTCAGATGCAGGTCAACAAAAAGAAGAGCGAGATTCTCGAGAAAAAGAATCAAGCACTTCAGCAACTCCAACAAGTCCAGACCCTTGAATTAGAGCAAGAGTTCTTCCAAGGTCAGATGGAAAGCTTCTTTGAAATCAAAAAAGGTGACAACCTTGTCAAAAAGCTAAATGTTGAAATCCTTGTCCGTGATGGCATCGTTGAAGAAATTCGTGGTGCAATGTAA
- a CDS encoding prephenate/arogenate dehydrogenase encodes MKIGIVGLGLIGGSLAIAFKKAGLEVIGVSRKDSTCQTALDRQIVAQAGTDLALMKTADVVFLCTPIDYVIDSAKAVIPHLKPDAILTDVASVKGEIVQAIAPLWPNFVGGHPMAGTAEQGINAALEDLFVDAPYVLTPIETTSQKTIATLQELIKHLQSRYYSCSPEVHDQSVAWISHLPVFVSASLIAACMSEEDPEILEMAQSLASSGFRDTSRVGGGNPELGLMMAQYNKDALRRSLYAYQQELEQIINKIEEENWEVIASSLNKTQSQRSRYI; translated from the coding sequence ATGAAAATCGGTATTGTTGGACTCGGTTTGATTGGTGGTTCGTTGGCGATCGCTTTCAAAAAAGCTGGATTAGAAGTAATTGGTGTATCTCGAAAAGACTCTACTTGCCAAACAGCCCTAGACCGTCAAATTGTTGCTCAAGCAGGCACTGATTTAGCCTTAATGAAAACTGCTGATGTCGTTTTTTTGTGCACACCAATTGATTATGTGATTGACTCAGCAAAAGCTGTAATCCCTCACCTCAAACCCGATGCAATTTTGACAGATGTGGCCTCAGTCAAAGGAGAAATCGTCCAGGCGATCGCCCCATTATGGCCAAATTTTGTAGGCGGACATCCAATGGCAGGTACCGCAGAACAAGGGATTAATGCTGCACTTGAGGATTTATTTGTTGATGCACCTTATGTCTTAACGCCTATAGAAACGACCTCACAAAAAACAATTGCAACACTGCAAGAACTTATTAAACATCTCCAAAGCCGCTATTATTCATGTTCTCCAGAAGTTCATGATCAATCAGTTGCATGGATTTCACACCTACCTGTATTTGTGAGTGCTAGTTTAATTGCTGCTTGTATGAGCGAAGAAGATCCAGAAATTCTTGAAATGGCACAATCTCTTGCAAGCTCAGGCTTTCGTGATACTAGTCGAGTCGGGGGAGGCAATCCAGAACTCGGTTTAATGATGGCTCAATATAATAAAGACGCTCTGCGGCGATCTCTCTATGCCTATCAACAGGAATTAGAACAGATAATCAACAAAATTGAAGAGGAAAATTGGGAGGTGATCGCTAGCAGTTTAAATAAAACTCAATCTCAACGTTCTCGCTACATATAA
- a CDS encoding ABC transporter ATP-binding protein — translation MTSLRSWKQKIKTIAKQHVSNPAYRVVLGTINYNRGLIALNFNANLISAIFEGSSFGLIFIALQVIESPDISSHLLNNGLLQAIGVASLLEQMSQGQLFVSLIVLAIALQYLRNALEYLGAVSSDYLSARIQAQMTERIFRHVMSFSFTCASHYKVGDLTNYINLAAPTVRNEIYYWNIFIVNLMTAIAQLVLLLTISPFLSLVTAAISVGLFALQRVLIPKIRQTAQSATQAQVGVAKHITESIQGLRVIHTFATQKRAIQSLHELEEKLVPQLEAQGRSFRLIRPLGRALTLTSIGLILLIGFSILQNQSVMLLSSLVTFLAVLNRLTTYLNTIVNTFGNIAQNSGDFNRLAKILDNQDKEFIRAGNETFEALQTSIQFKNISLQYDSTEQFALTDISFELPKGKVIALVGGSGAGKSSITDLLIGLYQPTTGEILVDGNNLQKFTLESWRSHLGVVSQDTFIFNESILENIRYGNLNASEKEVRDAAIAAQANQFINELPDGYSTVVGERGYRLSGGQRQRLALARAILRKSDILVLDEATSALDSHSEKLVQEAISHLRENCTIILVAHRLSTISSADEILVIEKGHIVEQGKHKELLAFKKHYYQYWQKQSQ, via the coding sequence ATGACAAGTCTAAGATCTTGGAAGCAAAAAATAAAAACCATTGCCAAACAGCATGTGAGTAATCCTGCGTATAGGGTTGTTTTGGGCACAATTAATTACAATCGTGGTTTGATTGCTCTAAATTTCAATGCAAATTTGATTTCTGCAATTTTTGAGGGTAGTAGCTTTGGTCTGATTTTTATTGCTCTACAGGTTATAGAATCTCCAGATATTTCCTCTCATTTACTGAATAACGGTTTGTTACAAGCAATTGGTGTGGCTTCATTGCTAGAACAAATGAGTCAGGGTCAGTTATTTGTTAGTTTGATTGTTTTGGCGATCGCTTTACAGTATTTAAGGAATGCTTTGGAGTATCTCGGAGCTGTATCTTCTGATTACCTTTCAGCTCGCATCCAAGCTCAGATGACTGAGAGAATTTTTCGGCATGTGATGTCTTTTAGTTTCACTTGTGCCAGTCATTATAAAGTCGGGGATTTAACAAATTATATTAATCTGGCTGCTCCAACTGTTAGAAATGAAATTTATTATTGGAATATTTTCATTGTTAACTTGATGACAGCGATCGCTCAATTAGTATTATTATTGACGATTTCACCATTCTTATCACTTGTCACAGCTGCAATTTCCGTTGGTTTGTTTGCATTACAAAGAGTTCTCATTCCTAAAATTCGTCAGACAGCTCAATCAGCAACTCAGGCTCAAGTAGGAGTAGCAAAGCACATCACTGAAAGCATCCAAGGGTTGCGAGTTATTCATACCTTTGCAACCCAAAAACGTGCAATACAGAGTCTTCATGAATTGGAAGAAAAGCTTGTCCCTCAACTCGAAGCTCAAGGGCGTTCTTTTAGGTTGATTAGACCTTTAGGGCGTGCTTTAACATTAACAAGTATTGGTTTGATTCTTTTGATTGGCTTCAGCATTTTACAAAATCAATCGGTTATGCTGTTATCTTCTCTTGTTACTTTTTTAGCTGTATTAAACCGCTTGACAACTTACTTGAATACAATCGTAAATACGTTTGGGAATATTGCCCAAAATTCTGGTGACTTCAATCGACTCGCTAAAATTTTAGACAACCAAGATAAAGAATTTATTAGAGCTGGCAATGAAACCTTTGAGGCATTACAAACAAGTATTCAATTTAAAAACATTTCACTCCAGTATGATTCAACAGAGCAATTCGCGCTAACTGACATTTCATTTGAACTACCCAAGGGTAAAGTTATTGCTTTAGTCGGGGGATCTGGTGCTGGTAAATCTTCAATTACAGATCTTCTAATCGGCCTCTATCAACCGACTACTGGTGAAATCTTAGTTGATGGTAATAATCTACAAAAATTCACCCTAGAAAGTTGGCGCTCACACTTGGGTGTCGTCAGTCAAGATACATTTATATTTAATGAAAGTATTCTGGAAAATATTCGCTACGGGAATCTCAATGCATCTGAGAAAGAAGTTAGAGACGCAGCGATAGCTGCCCAAGCAAATCAGTTCATCAACGAACTACCGGATGGATATTCCACAGTAGTAGGAGAAAGGGGTTATCGACTTTCTGGTGGACAGCGTCAGCGCTTAGCTTTAGCTCGCGCAATTCTTAGGAAATCAGACATTTTGGTTTTAGACGAAGCTACTAGTGCACTAGATAGTCATTCAGAAAAACTTGTCCAGGAAGCAATCTCACATTTAAGGGAAAACTGCACGATTATTCTTGTTGCTCATCGATTATCAACGATTAGTAGTGCCGATGAAATTTTGGTTATTGAAAAAGGCCATATCGTCGAGCAAGGAAAACACAAAGAGCTTTTGGCTTTTAAGAAACATTATTATCAATACTGGCAAAAACAATCACAATAA